CGCCACCGAGACCCTGACCGGCCTTAACTCGCTCGGCGACGGCATCAAGCGCGCCGCAGACGGCGCCGGCCAGATCGACGACGGACTCGGCCAACTCCAGGATGGCACCGGACGGGCCGTCGACGGTATTAACCAGCTCGATAGCGGCGCGACCGACCTGAACGACGGTGCGGTGCAGCTCGATGCCGGCGCCTCCGAGCTCAACAGTGGCGCTGGCGAACTCAACGACGGCGCCCGCCGCCTCGAGGACGGCGCGTACCAGCTCAGCGACGGCCTTGTCACACTCAAGGACGGCACGACGCAGCTTGGCGACGGTGCCGCACAAATCGACGCCGGCGTCCAGGAACTGACCGGCACCCTGATCCCGATTCTCGAGCAGGCGCAGGGCATTGTAACCCAGGTCACTCCGGTGATCGGCACCCTGCGCAGCCTCGGCCTCAATGACCAGGCAGCCCAGATTGAGTCCGCGATATCGCGCATCGACCCAGCGAACCCGGCCAACATCGTCAACGACCTCAACCGTCTGCGCGCCGGCACCGCCGAGCTGAGCTACAACCTCAACAGCCCCGACGCCCCCTACATCAGCGGCGTTAACCAGCTCATCGACGGTTCCCAGCAGCTCGCCTCCGGCTCCACCGAACTGCGCGACGGCACCGATCGCCTCCTCGAGGGCACGGGCCGCCTCAAGGACGGCACCACCCAGCTCGCTGACGGCACCGTGCGTCTCAAGGACGGCACCACCCAACTTACCGACGGCGGCACGTAGCTTGCCGACGGCGTCCAGCAGCTCAAGGACGGCTCCGGCGAGCTGAAGTCGAAGCTTGACGAGGGCGCTGCCCAGGCCCCGGTCGTGTCGTACGTCGACCGCTCCGCACAGCAGATGGCTGTCCCGATCATCTTCGAGGAAGCCAACATGCACCCGACGCAGGAGCTCGTGGACCCGGCTAACCCGACCGTGAAGTCGATCGAAAGCGGCTTCTCCATCATCATCATGCTCGTGTTCGGCTACCTGGTCATGGCGATCCTGTCCGCACTGCTGCCGCACGTCGTTGGTCGCCGCAGTGAGAGCCGCACGGGTGCCGGTCCGGTCCTGCGTGCCCTGGCGATGATCTTCGGCATCAACCTCCTGGTCATGGGCATCTTCACCGCCCTGTCCGTGGTCCTCGGCTGGAGGCCCGACAACTGGCTGTCGATGGGTGCGGTGATCCTCCTCATCGCCGCCAGCGGCGCCGCCATGTTCCAGCTGTTCCGCATCCTGTTCGGCCGCCTGGTTGGTGGACTGTTCTCCATCGGCGTCTTCGCTCTCGGCCTGTTTGTCTTCGGCGGTGTCTGGCCGCTGCCGACCATCCCTGGACCGCTGCAGTTCATGCACAACCTGCACCCGATGAGCTACGCCCGCTACGCGTTCATTCGCGCAACGGATGGGCTTTACGACGGACGTTACTGGGCTTCCCTGCTGGTCCTGCTGGCAGTGACGGTGCTGGCGGCCATCGCGTCCATCATCATCTACAACGTCCGCCGCCAGGGCGTCGCTCAGGCGCTCGAGGAGGACGAAGTGGTTGTCACCACCACCGACCGTCGAGTCGGCGAAGAACCCCTGAACCCAGTCATCCGCTAATTAGCTCGCACTAAAGTGGCCGTTCCTTACGAGGGTCGGCCACTTTGCTAGTTGTGGGTATCGATTCGCTATGACTGGGAGGTAATGCCTGCGAGAGTTCCCACTCCCGCCAGACGGCCGTTGCTTGTCGAGATCGCCCGGACAACACCGGAAACGCACGACATGCTGCGGAGAACGGAGCCCGTGACCTCGGAGGCCAGCTTCGCGATAGCACTGATTTCTATGCGAATCCTCCGCGGAACCAAGGAATGGCATGAGTTCGGTCTCATCAAGTCATCCATCGGCTTCGCCTCGGGTGGAACAATCGTCTTAGGCCTCATCGCCGGGCTGTGAGCGCTCTTCGAAATGTAGCCCACTGGCGCTCTTTGAAATGTAGCCCAGTGTGGTCGTTGTTATTGTGCCTGATGTGGGGTTGGTGAGGGGGTTGTTGGTGTGGGTATTTCGCGTCCTTTGATGCGGTGGCTTACTCCTCGGTGTTGAAAGATTTTGGCGTGGTGGACGATGCGGTCGACCATGGCGGTGGCTACTGTGATGTCGCCGAAGCATTGCGCCCATTGGGAAAACGCTAGGTTTGAGGTCACGATGATGGAGCCGTGTTCGTAGCGTCTGGAGACGAGTTGGAAAAACAGGTTCGCCGCGTCAGCTTCGACGGGAATGTAGCCGAGTTCGTCGATGATGAGCAGGTGGTAGCGGTTTAATCGTTTCAGCAGCGTTTCGAGTTTGCCGGTGTTGTGGGCTTCGGTGAGGGTGTTTATCCACCCGGCGGCGGTGTCGAAGAGGACGCGATAGCCTTGCTGCGCT
Above is a window of Corynebacterium sanguinis DNA encoding:
- a CDS encoding YhgE/Pip family protein — its product is MSSTISAGGAPSPEETVVMERSRAARILDWRPASALARIVIVLCLVIPLLLAATFMWSMWDPAKTLPNVPLAVVNEDKGAENGGEFQVVGDQVVQGLLETEYLDFEELPADEAQLGLTKGDYLFVVTIPEDFSERTVSLITDNPRQSEVLVEYNDYGGTNGKIITSSLIPQLQAEISSTISETYATETLTGLNSLGDGIKRAADGAGQIDDGLGQLQDGTGRAVDGINQLDSGATDLNDGAVQLDAGASELNSGAGELNDGARRLEDGAYQLSDGLVTLKDGTTQLGDGAAQIDAGVQELTGTLIPILEQAQGIVTQVTPVIGTLRSLGLNDQAAQIESAISRIDPANPANIVNDLNRLRAGTAELSYNLNSPDAPYISGVNQLIDGSQQLASGSTELRDGTDRLLEGTGRLKDGTTQLADGTVRLKDGTTQLTDGGT
- the istB gene encoding IS21-like element helper ATPase IstB, encoding MTRTSAHDTAAAISHLARELKAPRIDNVYSTIANQARSQSWTFEEYLAAVLSVEATARAESGASLRVKRAGFPAVKTIADFDFTAQPSIDRTEIARLETGAWVATAENVVLLGPPGTGKTHLATALGITAAQQGYRVLFDTAAGWINTLTEAHNTGKLETLLKRLNRYHLLIIDELGYIPVEADAANLFFQLVSRRYEHGSIIVTSNLAFSQWAQCFGDITVATAMVDRIVHHAKIFQHRGVSHRIKGREIPTPTTPSPTPHQAQ
- a CDS encoding ABC transporter permease yields the protein MSYVDRSAQQMAVPIIFEEANMHPTQELVDPANPTVKSIESGFSIIIMLVFGYLVMAILSALLPHVVGRRSESRTGAGPVLRALAMIFGINLLVMGIFTALSVVLGWRPDNWLSMGAVILLIAASGAAMFQLFRILFGRLVGGLFSIGVFALGLFVFGGVWPLPTIPGPLQFMHNLHPMSYARYAFIRATDGLYDGRYWASLLVLLAVTVLAAIASIIIYNVRRQGVAQALEEDEVVVTTTDRRVGEEPLNPVIR